The Sporocytophaga myxococcoides genome contains the following window.
GAAAAAATTGATGTTAATTATGCAGGGAAGGTCGCAGGTACTTATGCATTGGGGAGTTACGATAACTAGTTGGGTACATATGGTTTAAATGTAAATGATAAAGTCATCATCACGAGAATCAATGACAATCATGTTAAAATACATGTGGACTTTTATAACTCCACTGATTATATAATTGCAGATGATGTATTGTTAACTTCAAACGGAGCAAGCTATAATTTATCGCAGACCTATCGTTTTTCAGTTCTTAATGGAAAGATAGATCCTAAGTATTTAACTTTCAGAATAGATTATAATAACGGAAATTTTGATTTAATTACAGCATTAAAGTAGAATACAAATGGCTTGCAAAATGCGGAATGCAAATCTTTTTATATTGGATTCCAATTTTAAATTATGGCTTAGTAACCACTTTTCCTGTTTTAAAAAAGTTTATCCATTTTTGTCTTTTATCTTTGGGAAAGGCAGCTTCTTTTACCGCTATAAAGTTTGCATATAATGCCTGATTGCCCAGCACTACATACCACAGCTGGGATTCAGGATTATTGTCAGTAATAAATTCCGGTGTTTCAATAGTAAAAATAATCCAAGAATTTTGGGCTGTAGAATCGCTTTGTTCTAGCAGAGTCAATTTAGCTTTGGGTGCTTCTGCTTTTGCCTGATCGTAAAAGATGCTCATCGCTTTTTCTACTGACAATACTCTTGCACTTTTGATCGAACTCATATAACCCATCTCTGTCCACTTATCCAAAGATTCATTGGCATGAATGAGTTCAGTTATTTTTACCTGATCATCTTCCTGACTGTTGCCTGTGATCCAGTTTTCGTTTTCAGGCCAGTTTAATATGAAGGATTCCTTAGGCCTGGGAGTTGTAGTACAATATTTATCAAGGTAAATGCTGGCTTTCAGCTCTCCATGTTTATCAGCCTTAGTAAAATCTTCACAAGCCCCTCTTTTATTGCCAGTCTGAGCACGCAACTGTCCACGAAGGATCAATGCATTCGGGAATTTATCATTAAGCTCGATTACTTTATCTAAAGGTGTCAGAGCTTCCCTGTATCGTTCCAAAGTAGCAAATACCGTTGCTCTGCCATAATGAGGATCGGGATATTTCGGATCTATTTCAATAGCTTTGTTGAAGTCTTCCATAGCTGCTTCCAGATTATTTAAAGCCAGTTCACAAGCTCCACGATTGAAATAAGCTGTTTTTAATTTTTTATCAGCTTTGATTGCCAATGTATAATCATTGATAGCCCCTGCATAATCTTCCTTATGGTGTTTTTCAAATCCTCTTTGAACGTATTCTTCAGCCGTTTGAGCGAAGAGGGTAACGTAAAAGAATGTTAATAATACTGATAATGTTTTTTTCATTCGTAAGCTGTACAAGGCAGTTTAAATCTAAGGGATATAATTATTTTTTCACAGAAAAATTTCATGAATTACCCTAAGTAATTGGAGAAACTTAAACTGTATACTTTCAGCTATAGTTCTGATAAATGAATTAATTCCTACTCTTCCGGGTAGAATCATAAGCCTCAAATTTTAGTTCCAGTTTTAAAATTAAGATCTGAATTTTGAAATATTCATAGAAAGAAAGAATTTTAACTTAATCAAATTCATCATTGTTCTTTCTAAAAGAACTGCCGGAATTATGAAAATATTATTAACAGGAGCCAATGGATATATCGGAAAACGCCTTTTGCCTGTATTACTGGAACAGGGGCATGAAGTGATCT
Protein-coding sequences here:
- a CDS encoding tetratricopeptide repeat protein — translated: MKKTLSVLLTFFYVTLFAQTAEEYVQRGFEKHHKEDYAGAINDYTLAIKADKKLKTAYFNRGACELALNNLEAAMEDFNKAIEIDPKYPDPHYGRATVFATLERYREALTPLDKVIELNDKFPNALILRGQLRAQTGNKRGACEDFTKADKHGELKASIYLDKYCTTTPRPKESFILNWPENENWITGNSQEDDQVKITELIHANESLDKWTEMGYMSSIKSARVLSVEKAMSIFYDQAKAEAPKAKLTLLEQSDSTAQNSWIIFTIETPEFITDNNPESQLWYVVLGNQALYANFIAVKEAAFPKDKRQKWINFFKTGKVVTKP